A genomic region of Halobacteriovorax sp. JY17 contains the following coding sequences:
- a CDS encoding ABC transporter substrate-binding protein produces the protein MKKFTTLFTAIALLIGFASCTKKNVETGKTLNIAVSAEVKGMDPIYANDRYSSNEVGRVYEGLLEYHYLKRPYTLVPNLAESMPVVSEDGLTYTFNIRQGVLFHDDSAFPNGKGRELVAEDFVYSIKRLADPKLQGLGWWLLDGKIKGLNEWREKYSDLPSVDYDEVVEGLKATSKYTVEFKLTKPFPQFLYSLAMPFTFATPREVVEKYGKEFLNHPVGTGPFILPTFKQTKKIVYTKNPNFRKKLYPTEASDEFKAAGFLKDAGKELPLVDKVVVNVIIESQPRWLNFLKGKVDFIGIPKDNFDSAVTPDRNLSPEYEKKGISLLINPSLDVTYTAFNHDLKLFQNADLRRAMSLAYDVVKSNELFYNNTSLPAQSVVPPGIAGNIPGYVSPYRGPNIEEAKKLLAKAGYPEGKGLPEITYDCPSGTVSRQIGDYMKQQLAQIGVRIKVVTNPWPELQKKITKRQVMLYGIAWGADYPDAENFLQLLYGPNKAPGANGSGYNNPEFNKLFKTASVMQDSPERTALYEKMNRIAAEQAPWIYGVHRQNFTLRHSFLKNYMSTDFETGQAQYLNIDSELKAKSIEKL, from the coding sequence ATGAAGAAGTTTACAACACTTTTTACAGCAATCGCTCTCCTTATTGGATTTGCAAGTTGTACAAAGAAGAACGTGGAAACGGGTAAGACGCTAAATATTGCTGTATCTGCTGAAGTTAAAGGTATGGATCCAATTTATGCAAATGACCGTTATTCAAGTAATGAAGTAGGTCGTGTTTACGAAGGTCTATTAGAGTACCACTACTTAAAAAGACCATACACTCTTGTTCCTAACCTTGCTGAGTCAATGCCAGTTGTTTCTGAAGATGGCCTTACTTATACTTTTAATATTCGCCAAGGTGTTCTCTTCCATGATGATTCTGCATTTCCAAATGGAAAGGGTAGAGAACTTGTTGCAGAGGACTTTGTATACTCTATAAAGAGACTTGCTGATCCAAAGCTTCAGGGACTTGGTTGGTGGTTACTTGATGGAAAAATTAAGGGACTTAATGAGTGGAGAGAAAAGTATTCAGATCTTCCAAGTGTAGATTATGATGAAGTAGTTGAAGGTTTAAAAGCAACAAGTAAATATACTGTGGAATTTAAATTAACAAAACCATTCCCTCAGTTTCTTTATTCTTTAGCCATGCCGTTTACTTTTGCAACTCCTAGAGAAGTTGTTGAAAAATACGGAAAGGAATTTTTAAACCATCCTGTGGGAACTGGTCCATTTATTCTTCCAACGTTTAAGCAGACGAAGAAAATCGTTTATACAAAGAACCCTAACTTTAGAAAGAAGCTCTACCCAACTGAGGCGAGCGATGAATTTAAGGCAGCAGGTTTTTTAAAAGATGCTGGTAAAGAGCTTCCATTAGTAGATAAGGTAGTAGTGAATGTTATTATTGAATCTCAACCAAGATGGCTAAACTTTCTAAAAGGAAAAGTTGATTTCATTGGAATTCCAAAAGATAACTTTGATTCAGCAGTAACTCCTGATAGAAACCTGTCTCCTGAATATGAGAAAAAAGGGATTAGTCTTCTGATCAATCCATCTCTTGATGTTACTTACACAGCGTTTAATCATGATTTAAAACTTTTTCAAAATGCTGACTTAAGAAGAGCAATGTCTCTTGCATATGATGTTGTGAAGTCTAATGAGCTATTTTACAACAACACTTCTCTTCCGGCTCAGTCAGTAGTTCCTCCAGGAATTGCTGGAAATATCCCAGGCTATGTCTCTCCTTATAGAGGACCAAATATCGAAGAAGCTAAGAAACTACTTGCAAAAGCAGGTTACCCTGAAGGTAAAGGTCTTCCAGAGATTACTTACGATTGCCCATCGGGAACTGTTTCTCGTCAAATTGGTGATTACATGAAGCAACAACTTGCTCAAATCGGAGTAAGAATTAAAGTTGTAACTAATCCTTGGCCAGAACTTCAGAAGAAGATTACAAAAAGGCAAGTAATGCTTTACGGAATTGCATGGGGAGCGGATTATCCAGATGCAGAAAACTTCTTACAACTTTTATACGGACCAAATAAAGCTCCAGGAGCAAATGGTTCGGGATATAATAATCCAGAATTTAATAAATTATTTAAGACAGCCTCTGTAATGCAAGATTCTCCTGAGAGAACAGCTCTCTATGAGAAAATGAATAGAATTGCAGCTGAGCAAGCTCCATGGATCTACGGTGTTCATAGACAAAACTTTACGCTTAGACATTCATTCTTAAAGAATTATATGTCCACTGACTTTGAAACAGGTCAGGCTCAGTATTTAAATATTGATTCGGAGCTTAAAGCTAAATCTATTGAAAAACTTTAA